In a genomic window of Chaetodon auriga isolate fChaAug3 chromosome 1, fChaAug3.hap1, whole genome shotgun sequence:
- the fibinb gene encoding fin bud initiation factor encodes MAFLHFLLCAGMLSTCGAFFKGPLHPEMSNGTFHHYFVPDGDYEENDDPEKCQMLFKMTDERKCGLDEDQDAVIKDDFTIIKRQIEDSARVLEGIGKSISYDLDGEDSYGKYLRRETAQISEAFTNSEKSLLELEVKFKQSQESELKEEHRLSDDFLNMVVHTRDVLKETLDISLGLKDKHELLSLIIRSHGTRLSRLKNEYMKF; translated from the coding sequence ATggcttttcttcactttctcctGTGTGCCGGGATGTTATCAACGTGTGGAGCTTTTTTCAAGGGACCGTTACATCCGGAGATGTCCAACGGCACTTTTCATCATTACTTCGTGCCGGACGGTGACTACGAGGAAAACGACGACCCGGAGAAATGCCAGATGCTCTTCAAAATGACCGACGAGCGAAAGTGCGGTCTCGACGAGGACCAGGACGCCGTCATAAAGGACGATTTCACCATCATCAAGAGGCAGATCGAGGACTCGGCCAGGGTGCTGGAGGGGATCGGGAAAAGCATCTCGTACGACCTGGACGGAGAGGACAGCTACGGGAAATACTTGCGGAGGGAGACGGCTCAGATAAGCGAGGCGTTTACAAACTCGGAGAAAtctctgctggagctggaggtgaaATTCAAGCAGAGCCAGGAGAGCGAGCTGAAGGAGGAGCACCGGCTCAGCGACGACTTTCTGAACATGGTCGTGCACACGCGGGACGTCCTGAAGGAGACACTGGACATTTCCCTGGGACTGAAGGACAAGCACGAGCTCCTGTCCCTGATCATCCGCAGCCACGGCACGAGACTGAGCCGACTGAAGAACGAGTACATGAAGTTCTGA